GGCCAAAAGCGTCGCTTGGCGCGCGGTCATGCCGTTGAGATTGAACAACCGGGATCCGAATGCGGTGTCCCAATCGCAGCCCTGCCATTGCAACTGGGCGTGGGCAAACGCCTGATGGAGGTTCGGAATCACGTCGGACTCCCGCAAACGGGGTGGTTTCCCACCATGGTGGATTGCTCTTGTGGGTGCGAAACCGTAACATGCAATCGGGGTGCCAAAACCGGATTTTGCGTCAGATCGCTCCGAATTGACCCAATCCTTCGGATTTCTGAAAGAATCGAGCCATTTGGTTCCCCCGAGAACGGTAATCGCTTTGCCAACCGGAAAGCAACTGATCCACGCCAAGGTGCCCAAACGAATGATGGCGCGTCTGCGACACTGGATGACCCGCTTGGATCGGCGAGCATTGGCGTTGGTCATTCCTTCGCTCTTGCTGGTGCCGACCGCCATTGGCCTATCGGGGTGGAGTTTGTCGGAGTCGGTGACGGCGAGTAGTTGGTGGCAGGAATCGATTCGGATCTTGGATCAACTGTCGGCGACGAATCGGCATCTCAATCAGGCGCAGATGTATTGGATTGATGCCAACCGCACGGGGCGGACTGAGGATTGGCGACAGGGGTATGCGGCGATTATTCGAGTGCAAGAATATTTGAATTATCTTGGCGATTTGACCCGTGAGTCGCCGACCCAGCAGGCCCGACTCGCGGATCTGCGCGGGCCAGTGGCCGATCTGCGGGCGCGGACCAATCCCGATGATTCGCCCAATTTATCGCTCCAAGAATTGCGCGATCGGTTGCAAGGGATCGAACGCATTCTCGCCGATTGGGAGCAGTCGCAGGCGATGGTGTTGCTGCGGCGTCAAGAAGAAGCAGTGCAGCAATCGCGGTTTGCGTTTCGGATGGTGGTGGCCACCGGCGGGTTAGCCGGGCTGATTTCGCTGGGCGCGGGTGTGCTCTTACTGCGCGAGTTGGCCGCGAGACGCCGGGCCGAGGACGAATTACGCCGCAACCAAGACGAACTCGATTCGCAAGTTCGGGAACGCACCGATCAACTGGGCAACGCCGTCGATTCGCTGCGGGCGATTTTGGACACGGCCGCCGATGCGATCATCACCTTTGATGGCGAATTTCAGATTGCGTCGTTCAATCCGGCTGCCGAGCGATTATTCGGAAAATCGCTGCAACAAGTGCAGGCCACCGATATCCGGCGATTGCTCCCGCAGTTGTTCGAAGAAGGGTCGTTGTCGCGGTTCATTGCCAGCGCACACGCCAACGGTTCCACGGTGTTATCGCTGAATCGGGAGACCGTCGCGTTTGCTCCGAGCGGGGAGCGGTTTCCGGTCGATGTGGCGCTGGGGATGAATGCCCGGGGGCAGGTGCCGTTGTACACGGTGATTGTCCGCGATATTCGGGAGCGCAAGCGGAGCGAAAGTCGCATTCGGGAGCAGGCATCGCTGCTGGATTTGGTTCACGAGGCGGTGCTGGTTCGCAGCATCGACGATCATATTCTGTATTGGAATTTGGGAGCGCAACGGCTGTACGGTTGGACGGCGGAAGAGGCGTTGGGCCAGCATGTGCGGGACTTGCATCAGGTGGACGACGATATTTTGCCGAGTGCCCAGGCGGCATTTCTGGAACGCGGCGAATGGTCCGGCGAACTGGTCCAACGCACCAAAGCGGGGACGCCGATCATCGTGCAATCGCACTGGACCTTGATTCGCGATGAATCGGGACAGCCGC
This DNA window, taken from Tuwongella immobilis, encodes the following:
- a CDS encoding PAS domain-containing hybrid sensor histidine kinase/response regulator; amino-acid sequence: MMARLRHWMTRLDRRALALVIPSLLLVPTAIGLSGWSLSESVTASSWWQESIRILDQLSATNRHLNQAQMYWIDANRTGRTEDWRQGYAAIIRVQEYLNYLGDLTRESPTQQARLADLRGPVADLRARTNPDDSPNLSLQELRDRLQGIERILADWEQSQAMVLLRRQEEAVQQSRFAFRMVVATGGLAGLISLGAGVLLLRELAARRRAEDELRRNQDELDSQVRERTDQLGNAVDSLRAILDTAADAIITFDGEFQIASFNPAAERLFGKSLQQVQATDIRRLLPQLFEEGSLSRFIASAHANGSTVLSLNRETVAFAPSGERFPVDVALGMNARGQVPLYTVIVRDIRERKRSESRIREQASLLDLVHEAVLVRSIDDHILYWNLGAQRLYGWTAEEALGQHVRDLHQVDDDILPSAQAAFLERGEWSGELVQRTKAGTPIIVQSHWTLIRDESGQPQSKIVINIDITERKKLESRSLRSQRLESIGIIAGGIAHDLNNVLTPILMSIRLLQKDRPGVDKAALLKTAQASVERGSQMVRQLLSFAGGIEGQRVAVETSRVLDEVLSLIQHTLAKGIRIHTRLQPSLWTVMGDPTQLAQVLMNLCVNARDAMGNEGEMTITGENILLSDPPLLGVQPGPFVRITVEDTGMGMTAEVVERIFDPFFTTKEFGRGTGLGLSTAMGIVKSHGGGINVYSEPGRGTRMTVYLPANPDAVRSLGLPIVQPIRPGQGELILVVDDEALIRSTAQATLEGQGYRVRTAVDGSVAIQILQQTPSVRLVLLDMMMPGMDGPATLREIRRLTPHLPVILASGLRLTGSNAELVPTIAQRFLQKPYTDEEMLRAVGETLTVVAVNPE